A window of Amycolatopsis australiensis contains these coding sequences:
- a CDS encoding radical SAM protein has product MTSAYEEAIGSLHALDPAWPRPAVLDVLEAPENRHLLDFVREDPFGAHVFPGNVPGTPADFLRDLDAQLASCGPIHLWSYIPTCAYRCRFCQYPVVLVKGNPEVAYDKAKRWVDLNIREARSWLDAVPNLRDAEVGEFNVFGGTPSLLPEPEIRRLLDFYRTHFGFTAGTTIRFEGDPSTFTPAKLELLRELGCTKLSSGVQSFDDHVLRLCGREHTAAMCVDFVRNAQRAGFEWISVDLMYGLLDQSVGSVRRDLDLVLENEVTAVVCTKLHLASYRDTRTGVTGEKPAAWQLPSYRDKLVRDGHRWPALGEQYQMRELLTEGLRAAGYTEHPTMYFARAGLGPEKWKAIMVDQDKQEPEVAIGLGGSSSCRASEAITDVDPKRYAGTVEAGRIPLGSATRFTPDAQEARAVKMALTTLRPVRDALHAARFPGRSLFAEPWLGKFRSLAARGLVRLRPEAGVIELTPAGEVLVEAIITTEL; this is encoded by the coding sequence ATGACCTCCGCCTACGAGGAGGCGATCGGCTCGCTGCACGCGCTCGACCCCGCGTGGCCGCGTCCCGCCGTGCTCGACGTCCTCGAAGCCCCGGAGAACCGGCACCTGCTGGACTTCGTGCGGGAGGACCCGTTCGGCGCGCACGTGTTCCCGGGCAACGTGCCCGGCACGCCCGCGGACTTCCTCCGCGACCTGGACGCGCAGCTGGCGTCGTGCGGGCCGATCCACCTGTGGTCCTACATCCCGACGTGCGCCTACCGCTGCCGCTTCTGCCAGTACCCGGTGGTGCTCGTCAAGGGCAACCCGGAAGTCGCGTACGACAAGGCGAAACGCTGGGTCGACCTCAACATCCGCGAAGCGCGGTCGTGGCTCGACGCGGTGCCGAACCTGCGCGACGCCGAGGTCGGGGAGTTCAACGTCTTCGGCGGGACGCCGTCCCTGCTGCCGGAGCCGGAGATCCGCCGCCTCCTGGACTTCTACCGCACGCACTTCGGGTTCACCGCCGGGACCACGATCCGGTTCGAGGGCGACCCCAGCACGTTCACCCCGGCCAAGCTCGAGCTGCTGCGGGAGCTGGGCTGCACCAAGCTGTCCAGCGGCGTCCAGTCCTTCGACGACCACGTGCTGCGGCTGTGCGGCCGCGAGCACACGGCCGCGATGTGCGTGGACTTCGTGCGCAACGCGCAGCGTGCCGGGTTCGAGTGGATCAGCGTCGACCTGATGTACGGCCTGCTCGACCAGAGCGTCGGCAGCGTGCGCCGCGACCTGGACCTCGTGCTGGAGAACGAGGTCACGGCCGTGGTCTGCACGAAGCTGCACCTGGCCTCCTACCGCGATACGCGCACCGGCGTCACCGGCGAGAAGCCCGCCGCGTGGCAGCTGCCGTCCTACCGGGACAAGCTGGTGCGCGACGGCCACCGCTGGCCGGCGCTCGGCGAGCAGTACCAGATGCGGGAGCTGCTCACCGAAGGACTGCGCGCGGCCGGCTACACCGAGCACCCGACGATGTACTTCGCCCGCGCCGGTCTGGGGCCCGAGAAGTGGAAGGCCATCATGGTCGACCAGGACAAGCAGGAACCGGAGGTCGCGATCGGGCTGGGCGGCAGCTCCAGCTGCCGGGCGTCGGAGGCGATCACGGACGTCGACCCGAAGCGGTACGCCGGAACCGTCGAGGCGGGCCGCATCCCGCTCGGATCGGCGACGCGGTTCACCCCCGATGCGCAGGAGGCCCGGGCGGTGAAGATGGCGCTGACGACGTTGCGGCCGGTGCGCGATGCCCTGCACGCCGCGCGGTTCCCGGGGCGTTCGCTGTTCGCGGAACCGTGGCTGGGCAAGTTCCGCTCGCTGGCCGCGCGGGGTCTCGTCCGGCTGCGGCCGGAAGCCGGCGTGATCGAGCTGACGCCCGCCGGTGAGGTCCTGGTCGAGGCGATCATCACCACCGAGCTCTGA
- a CDS encoding family 78 glycoside hydrolase catalytic domain — protein sequence MLPSKRWRATTTTTLAAILALSAAAVPPAGAAPPPDLAGAHWIWYPEGDARVSAPAATRYFRTTFTVPAGAVSDARFVVAGDDTADVWLNGKPLASSARTADSWRSALGVDLRPALVPGGNTLAVAVRNTGGPAGLLGHLRVTTASGSTDVTTGSGWKSATTAPEGWEQPGFADGGWPAAADLGTYGTAPWGTGVTAPGPSDKTPLSVASATVGNRADPLGVDPARPRFGWKLASAAPQQRQSAYQIVVSGGGTDVWDSGRVTSAQQADVAYGGPALASLTAYTWKVRVWDGQGRMSGWSPVQRFETALRDPAAEWTGAFLGRATAGPDLAGASWIWFPEGDPLGGVPPSTRFFRKTFDLAAAPPKATLVVTGDDTATVWVNGTQVSDSPRVTDSWKTAAVLDVGALLTAGTNTIAVSTENTTQSPAGAIAKLTVQGGQSVVTDGSWKASQTGPAGWQQRGFDDTTWPAARALTAYGSGPWGADVAVSAPAPLLRKSFTVTKPVASARLLTTALGLQETRLNGAKVGSEVLAPGWTDYTKRLQYRVSDVTGQIRAGENVLGALVGNGWYSGSIGIAGSRKYGTEPWYSAQLRLTFTDGTSTTIATDGTWKAGDGPIRADDLYQGETYDARLAAAGWDRPGFDDRGWAAPRIGSGAKPNLVSQVDNGVTVQQEFKPVAWTQPKPGVWVADLGQNFSGWNRLAVTGPAGTTVTMRHAEVLNPDGTIYTANLRAAQATDRFTLAGTGGAETYEPRFTVHGYRYVELTGLPSAPTAATLTGRAMWTSGARTGTFTTSNALVDQLQHNIVWGERSNMLAIPSDCPQRDERLGWTGDIGIFAGTSTFNLDVANFLGKFSDDLVDAQHDDGSFTDVAPGVLGGSGTAGWGDAGVIVPYTLWQRYGGTAVIDEHFAAMVKWVEYLRSTSGADLIRDHPTYGDWLNVNDSTAQDLISTAFFAWSSRLVSRMAAATGHPAEAVQYGTLADQVAAAFTRRFVAADGTVGAGSQTAYVLALAFGLLPEDRVQPAADKLAARVAAAGGHLSVGFLGVENLLPVLAAHGHADVAYQVLLQPDFPGWGYMIGRGATTIWERWDGIKPDGTFNDPGMNSFNHYGLGSVGDFLYRSVGGLSPASPGYASLLVAPRPGGGLTSAKSAYETPYGAAVSDWSITGGQLTLRVTVPAGTSATVQVPTSQPGSVAAPPEAVPSAPGTFFVPAGSYVFTARA from the coding sequence ATGCTGCCCTCGAAACGCTGGCGCGCGACCACCACCACCACGCTCGCCGCGATCCTGGCCCTCTCCGCCGCGGCGGTGCCGCCCGCCGGCGCCGCCCCACCGCCCGACCTCGCCGGCGCGCACTGGATCTGGTACCCGGAAGGCGACGCCCGCGTCTCCGCGCCGGCCGCGACCCGGTACTTCCGCACCACCTTCACCGTTCCCGCCGGCGCGGTCAGCGACGCCCGGTTCGTCGTCGCCGGCGACGACACCGCAGACGTCTGGCTCAACGGCAAGCCACTCGCCTCCTCGGCCCGCACCGCGGACTCGTGGCGCTCCGCGCTCGGGGTCGACCTGCGGCCCGCGCTGGTGCCGGGCGGCAACACGCTCGCCGTCGCCGTCCGCAACACCGGCGGTCCGGCGGGCCTGCTCGGGCACCTGCGGGTGACGACCGCCTCGGGCAGCACCGACGTGACCACCGGGTCCGGCTGGAAGAGCGCCACCACCGCGCCGGAAGGCTGGGAACAGCCCGGTTTCGCCGACGGCGGCTGGCCCGCGGCCGCCGACCTCGGCACGTACGGCACGGCGCCGTGGGGCACCGGCGTCACCGCGCCGGGCCCCTCGGACAAGACACCGCTGTCGGTCGCCAGTGCCACGGTCGGGAACCGGGCCGACCCCCTCGGCGTCGACCCGGCGCGGCCGCGGTTCGGCTGGAAGCTGGCGTCGGCGGCTCCGCAGCAACGGCAGTCGGCGTACCAGATCGTGGTGTCCGGCGGCGGGACCGACGTCTGGGACAGCGGCCGCGTCACCTCCGCGCAGCAGGCCGACGTCGCCTACGGCGGGCCGGCGCTCGCCTCGCTCACCGCCTACACGTGGAAGGTCCGGGTCTGGGACGGCCAGGGCCGGATGAGCGGCTGGAGCCCGGTGCAGCGCTTCGAAACCGCCCTGCGCGACCCGGCCGCCGAATGGACCGGCGCGTTCCTCGGCCGCGCCACGGCCGGGCCCGACCTCGCCGGGGCGAGCTGGATCTGGTTCCCCGAAGGCGATCCGCTCGGCGGCGTGCCGCCCTCGACCCGGTTCTTCCGGAAGACCTTCGACCTCGCCGCCGCGCCGCCGAAGGCCACGCTCGTGGTGACCGGCGACGACACCGCGACCGTCTGGGTCAACGGCACGCAGGTCAGCGACTCGCCGCGGGTCACCGACTCCTGGAAGACCGCAGCCGTCCTCGACGTCGGCGCCCTGCTGACCGCCGGTACGAACACCATCGCGGTCAGCACGGAGAACACCACGCAGAGCCCGGCGGGGGCGATCGCCAAGCTGACCGTCCAAGGTGGACAGTCCGTCGTGACGGACGGCTCGTGGAAGGCGAGCCAGACCGGGCCGGCGGGCTGGCAGCAGCGCGGCTTCGACGACACGACCTGGCCGGCCGCACGGGCGCTGACCGCGTACGGCAGCGGGCCGTGGGGTGCGGACGTCGCGGTCAGTGCCCCCGCTCCCCTGCTGCGCAAGAGCTTCACGGTGACGAAGCCGGTCGCGAGCGCCCGCCTGCTCACCACCGCGCTCGGCCTGCAGGAGACCCGCCTCAACGGCGCCAAGGTCGGCTCCGAGGTCCTCGCCCCCGGCTGGACCGACTACACGAAACGCCTGCAGTACCGCGTTTCTGACGTCACCGGGCAGATCCGCGCGGGCGAGAACGTCCTGGGCGCGCTGGTCGGCAACGGCTGGTACTCCGGGAGCATCGGCATCGCCGGCAGCCGGAAGTACGGCACCGAGCCGTGGTACTCGGCGCAGCTGCGGCTGACGTTCACCGACGGCACGAGCACCACGATCGCCACCGACGGCACCTGGAAAGCCGGGGACGGCCCGATCCGCGCCGACGACCTCTACCAGGGCGAAACCTACGACGCGCGGCTCGCGGCGGCGGGCTGGGACCGGCCCGGCTTCGACGACCGCGGCTGGGCGGCGCCCCGGATCGGCAGCGGCGCCAAGCCGAACCTGGTGTCCCAGGTGGACAACGGCGTCACGGTGCAGCAGGAGTTCAAGCCGGTCGCCTGGACCCAGCCGAAGCCGGGGGTCTGGGTGGCCGACCTCGGCCAGAACTTCAGCGGCTGGAACCGGCTGGCGGTGACCGGCCCGGCCGGCACCACGGTGACCATGCGCCACGCCGAGGTCCTCAACCCCGACGGCACGATCTACACGGCGAACCTGCGCGCGGCGCAGGCCACCGACCGGTTCACCTTGGCCGGCACCGGCGGTGCCGAGACGTACGAGCCGCGGTTCACCGTGCACGGTTACCGGTACGTCGAGCTGACCGGGCTGCCCTCGGCCCCCACCGCGGCCACCCTCACCGGGCGGGCGATGTGGACCTCCGGCGCCCGGACCGGCACCTTCACGACGTCGAACGCGCTGGTCGACCAGCTGCAGCACAACATCGTCTGGGGCGAGCGCTCGAACATGCTCGCCATCCCGAGCGACTGCCCGCAACGCGACGAGCGGCTCGGCTGGACCGGCGACATCGGGATCTTCGCCGGTACCTCGACCTTCAACCTCGACGTCGCCAACTTCCTCGGCAAGTTCAGTGACGACCTGGTCGACGCGCAGCACGACGACGGGTCGTTCACCGACGTCGCGCCCGGCGTGCTGGGCGGCTCCGGCACCGCGGGCTGGGGCGACGCCGGCGTCATCGTGCCCTACACGCTGTGGCAGCGGTACGGCGGCACCGCCGTGATCGACGAGCACTTCGCCGCGATGGTGAAGTGGGTGGAGTACCTGCGCTCGACCTCCGGTGCCGACCTGATCCGCGACCACCCGACCTACGGGGACTGGCTCAACGTCAACGACAGCACCGCGCAGGACCTGATCTCGACGGCGTTCTTCGCCTGGTCGTCCCGGCTCGTGTCACGGATGGCCGCGGCCACCGGGCACCCGGCCGAGGCGGTGCAGTACGGGACGCTCGCCGACCAGGTCGCCGCCGCCTTCACCCGCCGGTTCGTCGCGGCGGACGGCACGGTCGGCGCCGGTTCCCAGACCGCATACGTGCTGGCACTGGCGTTCGGGTTGCTGCCAGAAGACCGGGTCCAGCCGGCGGCGGACAAGCTCGCCGCCCGGGTCGCGGCGGCCGGCGGGCACCTCAGCGTCGGGTTCCTCGGCGTGGAGAACCTGCTGCCGGTGCTGGCCGCGCACGGCCACGCCGACGTCGCGTACCAGGTGCTCCTGCAGCCGGACTTCCCCGGCTGGGGCTACATGATCGGGCGCGGCGCGACGACGATCTGGGAGCGCTGGGACGGCATCAAGCCGGACGGCACGTTCAACGACCCCGGGATGAACTCGTTCAACCACTACGGTCTCGGCTCGGTGGGCGACTTCCTCTACCGCTCGGTCGGCGGCCTGTCGCCCGCGTCCCCGGGCTACGCGTCGCTGCTGGTGGCGCCGCGGCCGGGCGGCGGGCTGACGTCGGCGAAGTCGGCGTACGAAACCCCGTACGGCGCGGCGGTCAGCGACTGGTCGATCACGGGCGGGCAGCTGACGCTGCGGGTGACCGTCCCGGCCGGGACTTCGGCGACGGTGCAGGTGCCGACCTCGCAGCCGGGGTCGGTCGCCGCGCCGCCGGAAGCGGTGCCGTCCGCGCCGGGGACGTTCTTCGTGCCCGCGGGTTCGTACGTCTTCACCGCGCGGGCCTGA
- a CDS encoding sensor histidine kinase, which produces MNRALGVLTCGAFLSIVLGVLGSGEPVAALVLGAVFAALAIAGFGWVRTRGGRAWAAAYVVVALPLAFVTFTIDAGVGTTLFLVVLVSQCVLLRLPLPVIALVIAVVPLVHLGMSLGEGLREGLGTLVSVLFAAVITELLLREQRSRGELAEAHGKLRGYAAQAERLATAQERNRVARDIHDGLGHALTVVQMQVKAARAVLPTDPAKADEVLAKAQEQAEAALAEVRRSVTALREPRSAPPLPEALQALVAETSAAGVPAGLTVSGVERDLPEEHREALYRAAQEGLTNVRKHASAGRADVVLDYTGGSVRVEVRDDGAGTDGGRTTGFGLLGLQERAAHLGGTLEFTSAPGEGSTLRMEVPR; this is translated from the coding sequence GTGAACCGGGCCCTCGGGGTGCTGACCTGCGGCGCCTTCCTCTCGATCGTGCTCGGGGTCCTCGGCTCCGGGGAGCCCGTGGCCGCCCTCGTGCTCGGCGCGGTCTTCGCGGCGCTGGCCATCGCCGGCTTCGGCTGGGTGCGGACCCGGGGCGGCCGGGCGTGGGCGGCCGCGTACGTCGTCGTGGCGCTGCCGCTGGCCTTCGTGACGTTCACGATCGACGCCGGGGTCGGGACGACGCTGTTCCTCGTGGTACTGGTCAGCCAGTGCGTGCTGCTGCGGCTGCCGCTGCCGGTGATCGCGCTCGTCATCGCCGTGGTGCCGCTGGTGCACCTCGGGATGTCGCTCGGCGAGGGCTTGCGGGAAGGGCTCGGCACGCTCGTTTCCGTGCTGTTCGCGGCGGTGATCACCGAACTGCTGCTGCGCGAACAGCGCTCCCGCGGCGAACTCGCCGAGGCCCACGGGAAGCTGCGCGGTTACGCCGCCCAGGCGGAACGGCTGGCGACCGCGCAGGAGCGCAACCGCGTCGCGCGCGACATCCACGACGGGCTCGGGCATGCGCTGACCGTCGTCCAGATGCAGGTCAAGGCCGCGCGGGCGGTGCTGCCGACCGATCCGGCCAAGGCCGACGAAGTCCTGGCGAAGGCGCAGGAACAGGCCGAGGCCGCCCTGGCCGAGGTGCGCCGCTCGGTCACGGCGTTGCGCGAACCGCGGTCGGCGCCGCCGCTGCCGGAAGCGCTGCAGGCACTGGTCGCCGAGACCTCCGCCGCCGGGGTGCCGGCCGGGCTGACGGTGTCCGGCGTCGAACGAGACCTGCCGGAAGAGCACCGCGAGGCGCTCTACCGGGCGGCGCAGGAAGGACTGACGAACGTCCGCAAGCACGCGTCGGCCGGACGCGCCGACGTCGTGCTGGACTACACCGGCGGCTCGGTGCGGGTCGAGGTCCGTGACGACGGCGCCGGCACGGACGGCGGCCGGACGACGGGGTTCGGCCTGCTGGGACTGCAGGAACGCGCCGCGCACCTCGGGGGCACGCTCGAATTCACCTCGGCGCCGGGCGAAGGCAGCACGCTGCGCATGGAGGTTCCGCGATGA
- a CDS encoding response regulator: protein MTPVRVLLVDDQALFREALATLLATNDGIEVVGEAGDGDEALRRAAALAPDVVLMDLRMPVLDGVAATRRLRLEHPGVRVIALTTFDDDEDVFAALRAGAVGYLLKDVSSARLVEAVVAAARGESVLQPSVAAKVVARFVQLPDAPGPRPQPLVVPLSERELDVLRLLADGRSNREIAAKLFLAEGTVKNHVTNVLGKLGARDRTQAALRARDLGLF, encoded by the coding sequence ATGACGCCGGTCCGCGTCCTGCTCGTCGACGACCAGGCGCTGTTCCGCGAAGCCCTCGCCACGTTGCTGGCCACCAACGACGGCATCGAGGTCGTCGGCGAGGCGGGCGACGGCGACGAAGCCCTGCGCCGCGCCGCCGCGCTGGCGCCCGACGTCGTCCTGATGGACCTGCGCATGCCGGTCCTCGACGGGGTCGCGGCGACCCGGCGGCTGCGCCTGGAGCACCCCGGTGTCCGGGTCATCGCGCTGACCACGTTCGACGACGACGAGGACGTCTTCGCCGCTCTACGCGCGGGTGCGGTCGGGTACCTGCTCAAGGACGTCTCGTCGGCCAGGCTGGTCGAAGCGGTGGTCGCCGCCGCGCGCGGGGAGTCGGTGCTGCAGCCGTCCGTCGCCGCGAAGGTGGTCGCGCGGTTCGTGCAGCTGCCCGACGCGCCGGGGCCGCGTCCGCAGCCGCTGGTGGTGCCGTTGTCGGAGCGGGAGCTCGACGTGCTGCGCCTGCTCGCGGACGGCCGCAGCAACCGGGAGATCGCCGCGAAGCTGTTCTTGGCCGAGGGCACGGTGAAGAACCACGTGACGAACGTGCTCGGCAAGCTCGGCGCCCGTGACCGCACCCAGGCCGCGCTGCGCGCCCGCGACCTCGGGCTGTTCTGA
- a CDS encoding glycosyltransferase has translation MSVLWGVSFDATALSGVVVEFLKTAGRLAGRRVHLDLGYDIKTDKGAFFRPYRDEAGLLPGWVTLDRVAGTGEIRGYDRAFAERVLREFVQGGDGRLWPEIDRIAGELAGKIVATWERLGVTMVMVENGTLPENVTYTEALYRAIDRYGGRHRLGRFVFWRDHDLMWQSEPGIAKYGRFPYPGVPAPRNSPHIHYFALHEHAKAETLRWVPDLRNIDVLPNAFTIAPARIDGRNAGFRRDHGIPGDVPLLARITRIIPQKRLDRDLHLLALLPGVWLFVAGDTAEAPAEHARLVRLATRLGVRDRVVFGGWLTPYDTTVPGRYSVRDLLAHATVVSFLTSYDYESYGNPVSEAIASGTPYITSGYELYDVVYGRAGFRAPVLDIRARDLPDEPFAREVAELITDEGKRAEVVRANSELGRARFGADVVGDLVERLYPPPMGAGTRLSVVLPVYNEAANLPEVLRTLHDQRDGDGPLDKSRYEVVLVDNNSTDDTVAVAHAFAADHPDLALHVVHEAEQGVSCARRAGMDFAAARSRNRPDTDPGERFYLVSADADCRVDAHWLGELFAAMEASKAAIGVCDYYYDAGHFTGRPRLWDAIRKTLRCRAVTFSLFGGFPDGKGFAVERDAYERAGGIEIFYQLRDGEFVSHLSDDWDFGIKVACGGDAITYAPRSRVEINPRRVDHAIDEVIAGRAYGSGGTIVMRDIRPSAPAAVTDLTEAEARQAWEFSIKDFTPKNTILPVLLTPALLADDAVVAFFGPDLAARLARRIAEIRDEMRVLDFTPIHAYKTPSYRLYFEFADELFACLRRHVGEDIGFPPPLPPCLAKVPPERFTEFVRYYCEDRESGEAHDYFGNGGVF, from the coding sequence ATGTCAGTCCTCTGGGGCGTGTCTTTCGACGCGACGGCGCTGTCCGGGGTCGTGGTCGAGTTCCTCAAGACGGCGGGCCGGCTCGCCGGGCGGCGGGTGCACCTCGATCTGGGCTACGACATCAAAACCGACAAGGGCGCGTTCTTCCGCCCTTACCGCGACGAAGCCGGGCTGCTGCCCGGCTGGGTCACGCTCGACCGCGTCGCGGGTACCGGCGAAATCCGCGGGTACGACCGGGCGTTCGCCGAGCGGGTCCTGCGGGAGTTCGTCCAGGGCGGGGACGGCAGGCTGTGGCCGGAGATCGACCGGATCGCCGGCGAGCTGGCCGGGAAGATCGTCGCCACGTGGGAACGTCTCGGCGTCACGATGGTGATGGTGGAGAACGGGACCCTGCCGGAGAACGTCACCTACACCGAAGCGCTCTACCGGGCGATCGACCGCTACGGCGGCCGCCACCGGCTCGGCCGGTTCGTCTTCTGGCGCGACCACGACCTGATGTGGCAGAGCGAGCCGGGGATCGCCAAGTACGGCCGGTTCCCGTACCCGGGCGTCCCCGCGCCGCGGAACTCGCCGCACATCCACTACTTCGCGCTGCACGAGCACGCGAAAGCCGAGACGCTGCGGTGGGTGCCGGACCTGCGGAACATCGACGTGCTGCCCAACGCGTTCACCATCGCGCCGGCGCGGATCGACGGGCGCAACGCGGGCTTCCGGCGCGACCACGGAATTCCCGGCGACGTCCCGCTGCTGGCCCGGATCACGCGGATCATCCCGCAGAAGCGCCTCGACCGGGACCTCCACCTGCTCGCGCTGCTGCCCGGCGTCTGGCTGTTCGTCGCCGGCGACACCGCCGAAGCGCCTGCCGAGCACGCGCGCCTCGTGCGGCTCGCGACCCGGCTCGGCGTCCGCGACCGCGTCGTGTTCGGCGGCTGGCTCACCCCGTACGACACGACCGTGCCCGGCCGGTACTCGGTGCGCGACCTGCTCGCGCACGCGACCGTCGTGTCCTTCCTGACCTCCTACGACTACGAGAGCTACGGCAACCCGGTGAGCGAGGCGATCGCGTCCGGGACGCCGTACATCACCAGCGGATACGAGCTGTACGACGTCGTCTACGGCCGCGCGGGGTTCCGCGCGCCGGTACTGGACATCCGGGCCCGGGACCTGCCGGACGAGCCGTTCGCGCGGGAAGTGGCCGAGCTGATCACCGACGAAGGGAAACGAGCCGAAGTGGTGCGGGCGAACTCCGAACTCGGGCGGGCGCGCTTCGGCGCCGACGTCGTCGGCGACCTGGTCGAGCGGCTCTACCCGCCGCCGATGGGGGCGGGCACGCGGCTGAGCGTCGTGCTGCCGGTCTACAACGAGGCCGCGAACCTGCCGGAGGTCCTGCGCACGCTGCACGACCAGCGCGACGGCGACGGGCCGCTCGACAAGAGCCGCTACGAAGTCGTCCTGGTGGACAACAACTCCACCGACGACACCGTCGCCGTCGCGCACGCCTTCGCGGCCGACCACCCCGATCTGGCGCTGCACGTCGTCCACGAGGCCGAGCAGGGCGTCTCGTGCGCGCGGCGGGCGGGCATGGACTTCGCCGCGGCGCGCAGCCGGAACCGGCCCGACACCGACCCGGGCGAGCGGTTCTACCTCGTCTCGGCCGACGCCGACTGCCGGGTGGACGCGCACTGGCTGGGCGAGCTGTTCGCCGCGATGGAGGCGAGCAAGGCGGCGATCGGCGTCTGCGACTACTACTACGACGCCGGACACTTCACCGGGCGCCCGCGCCTGTGGGACGCCATCCGGAAGACCCTGCGGTGCCGTGCCGTCACGTTCTCGCTGTTCGGCGGCTTCCCGGACGGCAAGGGCTTCGCCGTCGAGCGCGACGCCTACGAGCGCGCCGGCGGTATCGAGATCTTCTACCAGCTGCGGGACGGCGAGTTCGTCAGCCACCTCTCCGACGACTGGGACTTCGGCATCAAGGTCGCGTGCGGCGGCGACGCGATCACCTACGCCCCGCGTTCGCGGGTCGAGATCAACCCCCGCCGCGTCGACCACGCCATCGACGAGGTCATCGCGGGCCGGGCCTACGGCTCCGGCGGCACCATCGTCATGCGGGACATCCGGCCGTCCGCGCCCGCGGCCGTCACCGACCTCACCGAGGCCGAGGCACGCCAGGCGTGGGAGTTCTCGATCAAGGACTTCACACCGAAGAACACGATCCTGCCGGTGCTGCTGACTCCGGCGCTGCTGGCGGACGACGCCGTCGTCGCGTTCTTCGGCCCGGACCTCGCCGCCCGGCTGGCCCGGCGGATCGCCGAGATCCGCGACGAGATGCGCGTCCTCGACTTCACCCCGATCCACGCCTACAAGACGCCGTCGTACCGGCTGTACTTCGAGTTCGCCGACGAGCTGTTCGCGTGCCTGCGCCGCCACGTCGGCGAGGACATCGGCTTCCCGCCGCCGCTGCCGCCCTGCCTGGCGAAGGTCCCGCCGGAGCGGTTCACCGAGTTCGTCCGCTACTACTGCGAGGACCGCGAGTCCGGCGAGGCCCACGACTACTTCGGCAACGGAGGGGTGTTCTGA
- a CDS encoding cytochrome P450 — translation MTSTQVTRPVPASVAETLRVAAEVVLPALAGGVIKRRPAAMGLAGKLQFDRPAVKLLTRLRDRYDGRPLRLRVPGRSVELALSGDDVATLLAGAPTPFSPSTKEKRAALGHFQPHGVLISDAADRPARRRFTEAVLEPGRPLHELAAPFAAAVADEAAVLLSETTREDELNWDTFNVAWWRLVRRIVLGTGARDDETLTDLLERLRIDANWAYLHPRRKQVHARFRERLAAHLGRAEPGSLAAAVAEAGDDGSAADQVAHWLFAFDAAGMTTYRTLALLATHPAALERARTDLAGLDLAEPNQLGYLRACVLDTVRLWPTTPMILRETTEETAWGPAGTTVLIFAPFFHRDAKLPYADRFEPDIWLDGRAAASPALVPFSAGPAICPGRDLVQFCASTMLANLVSGHAFEQTSGPVLAPDRPLPATLDNFHLEFAVRPVPPREGGGTG, via the coding sequence ATGACGTCGACTCAGGTGACACGCCCGGTCCCGGCTTCGGTGGCCGAGACCCTGCGGGTCGCGGCCGAGGTGGTGCTGCCGGCCCTGGCGGGCGGGGTGATCAAGCGCCGTCCCGCGGCGATGGGGCTGGCCGGGAAGCTGCAGTTCGACCGTCCCGCGGTCAAGCTGCTCACGCGCCTGCGTGACCGGTACGACGGGCGGCCGCTGCGGCTGCGCGTGCCCGGCCGCTCGGTGGAGCTGGCACTCTCCGGCGACGACGTCGCGACGCTGCTCGCCGGCGCGCCGACGCCGTTCAGCCCGTCCACCAAGGAGAAGCGGGCCGCGCTGGGGCACTTCCAGCCGCACGGTGTGCTGATCTCCGACGCCGCCGACCGCCCGGCGCGCCGGCGGTTCACCGAAGCCGTGCTGGAGCCGGGCCGTCCGCTGCACGAGCTCGCGGCGCCGTTCGCCGCGGCCGTCGCGGACGAAGCGGCCGTGCTGCTCAGCGAAACCACGCGCGAGGACGAGCTGAACTGGGACACCTTCAACGTCGCGTGGTGGCGGCTCGTGCGGCGGATCGTGCTCGGGACCGGCGCGCGGGACGACGAGACGCTCACCGACCTGCTGGAACGGCTGCGGATCGACGCGAACTGGGCGTACCTGCACCCGCGGCGCAAGCAGGTGCACGCGCGGTTCCGCGAGCGGCTGGCCGCGCACCTCGGTCGCGCCGAACCCGGCAGCCTGGCGGCGGCGGTCGCCGAGGCCGGCGACGACGGCAGCGCCGCCGACCAGGTGGCGCACTGGCTGTTCGCCTTCGACGCGGCCGGCATGACGACCTACCGGACGCTGGCCCTCTTGGCCACGCATCCGGCGGCGCTGGAGCGCGCCCGCACGGACCTGGCCGGCCTCGACCTGGCCGAGCCGAACCAGCTGGGTTACCTGCGCGCCTGCGTGCTGGACACCGTCCGGCTGTGGCCGACCACCCCGATGATCCTGCGCGAGACGACGGAGGAGACGGCGTGGGGCCCGGCGGGCACGACGGTGCTGATCTTCGCGCCCTTCTTCCACCGTGACGCGAAGCTGCCCTACGCCGACCGCTTCGAGCCGGACATCTGGCTCGACGGCCGGGCGGCGGCCAGCCCGGCGCTGGTGCCGTTCAGCGCGGGACCGGCGATCTGCCCGGGCCGTGACCTCGTCCAGTTCTGCGCGAGCACGATGCTCGCGAACCTGGTGTCGGGCCACGCTTTCGAGCAGACGTCCGGGCCGGTACTGGCCCCCGACCGGCCGCTGCCGGCCACTTTGGACAACTTCCACCTGGAGTTCGCGGTGCGGCCGGTGCCGCCACGCGAAGGTGGCGGCACCGGCTGA